In Streptomyces sp. P3, one DNA window encodes the following:
- a CDS encoding alpha-L-fucosidase encodes MNDFPQSGRPVPAWFTDAKFGIFVHWGAYSVPAWAEPTGELGVVDPDVWFKHNPYAEWYWNTIRIEGSPAQEHHRTTHGGRPYDEFLDEWKAELFDPADWVELFARAGARYVVPTTKHHDGIALWDAPGTGIRNTVHRGPRRDLIADLAAAVRARDLRFGVYYSGGIDWYAGRRDPVLHEDRMDEGRPHEAAYAAYAHRQVIDLIDRHCPEVLWNDMGWPRAGQADLPELFSHYYATVPEGVVNDRWDNAHADYLTSEYEADRANEWGACWENTRGIGFSFGYNQAEGPEHLLDPAAAVRLLVDVVSRGGNLLLNVGPKADGTLPQEQRAVLEGMASWMACHSEAVHATRPLESGSADPHDGVPWVRWTRDERHIYAFVADVPDEAGGRVVLKTRPGLLDPDTAERLDGDTVKAEAGPEGIHITSAGLDTALPTAIRFATR; translated from the coding sequence ATGAACGATTTCCCTCAGAGCGGTCGGCCCGTTCCCGCGTGGTTCACCGATGCCAAGTTCGGTATCTTCGTCCACTGGGGCGCGTACTCGGTGCCGGCCTGGGCCGAGCCCACCGGGGAACTCGGCGTCGTCGACCCCGACGTGTGGTTCAAGCACAACCCGTACGCAGAGTGGTACTGGAACACCATCCGGATCGAGGGCAGCCCCGCCCAGGAACACCATCGCACCACGCACGGCGGACGCCCCTACGACGAGTTCCTCGACGAGTGGAAGGCCGAGCTCTTCGACCCCGCGGACTGGGTGGAGCTGTTCGCCCGGGCGGGTGCGCGCTACGTCGTCCCGACGACCAAACACCACGACGGCATAGCCCTGTGGGACGCCCCGGGCACCGGAATTCGTAACACTGTCCACCGTGGTCCACGCCGCGACCTGATCGCTGACCTCGCCGCCGCTGTCCGAGCCCGCGACCTGCGGTTCGGCGTGTACTACTCCGGCGGCATCGACTGGTACGCCGGACGCAGGGACCCCGTACTCCACGAGGACCGGATGGACGAGGGGCGGCCACACGAGGCCGCATACGCCGCCTACGCGCACCGGCAGGTCATCGACCTCATAGACCGGCATTGCCCCGAGGTGCTGTGGAACGACATGGGCTGGCCCCGCGCGGGCCAGGCGGACCTGCCGGAGCTCTTCTCCCACTACTACGCCACCGTGCCGGAAGGCGTGGTGAACGACCGTTGGGACAACGCCCACGCCGACTACCTCACCTCCGAGTACGAGGCCGACCGGGCCAACGAGTGGGGAGCCTGCTGGGAGAACACCCGGGGTATCGGATTCTCCTTCGGCTACAACCAGGCCGAAGGACCCGAGCACCTGCTGGATCCAGCGGCCGCCGTCCGACTGCTGGTCGACGTCGTCTCACGCGGCGGGAACCTGCTGCTCAACGTCGGTCCGAAGGCCGACGGCACCCTCCCACAGGAGCAGCGCGCCGTACTGGAGGGCATGGCGTCCTGGATGGCCTGCCACTCCGAGGCCGTGCACGCGACCAGGCCACTGGAATCTGGCTCCGCCGATCCGCATGACGGCGTCCCCTGGGTACGCTGGACCCGCGACGAGCGACACATTTACGCCTTCGTGGCCGACGTTCCCGACGAGGCCGGCGGACGTGTCGTGCTGAAGACACGCCCTGGACTGCTGGATCCGGACACGGCAGAACGCCTGGACGGCGACACCGTCAAAGCCGAAGCCGGTCCGGAGGGCATCCACATCACGTCCGCCGGCCTCGACACGGCGCTGCCCACCGCGATCCGCTTCGCCACACGGTGA
- a CDS encoding MalY/PatB family protein translates to MDDSLKDLTGTRGVNPLRQLSLEQLRQRTSMKWTTYQDDVLPLWVAEMDVPVAEPVARAIHSAVERGDIGYPAGTAYGEAFADFAARRWDWDDLAVERTAIVPDVMLGIVEMLKLVSYHGDPVVVNCPVYPPFYQFIRNDGRPVVEAPLTEEGRIDLTTLEVAFQEATGRGGRPVYLLCSPHNPTGTVHTATELTDVAELARRYAVRVVADEIHAPIVAAGTSFVPYLSVPGAENSLSVMSASKAWNLAGLKAALAIAGPEAADDLARLPEEVGHGPSHLGVIAHTAALREGGAWLDSLLAGLDENRHLLGDLLSTHLPAVRCRPGQATYLAWLDCRKLALGNDPAAVFLERGRIALNSGMAFGPGGAGFVRMNLATSPEILAEGVRRMASVL, encoded by the coding sequence ATGGATGACTCATTGAAGGACCTCACTGGAACTCGCGGCGTGAACCCACTGCGGCAGCTGTCTCTGGAGCAGCTGCGGCAGCGCACGAGTATGAAGTGGACGACCTACCAGGACGACGTATTGCCACTGTGGGTGGCGGAGATGGACGTGCCGGTCGCCGAGCCCGTAGCGCGAGCCATTCACAGTGCGGTGGAGCGCGGAGATATCGGGTATCCGGCCGGAACCGCCTACGGCGAGGCATTCGCGGACTTCGCCGCGCGACGTTGGGACTGGGACGACCTGGCTGTTGAGCGGACGGCGATCGTCCCCGACGTGATGCTGGGCATCGTCGAGATGCTCAAGCTGGTCTCCTATCACGGGGACCCCGTGGTGGTCAACTGTCCTGTGTATCCGCCCTTCTATCAGTTCATCCGCAACGACGGCCGGCCGGTTGTCGAGGCGCCGCTGACCGAGGAAGGGCGGATCGACCTGACCACCCTGGAGGTCGCATTCCAGGAAGCCACCGGTCGCGGCGGGCGGCCGGTGTATCTGCTGTGCAGTCCGCACAATCCGACCGGCACCGTACACACCGCCACTGAACTGACCGATGTTGCCGAGCTTGCGCGCAGGTACGCCGTGCGTGTCGTGGCGGACGAGATCCACGCTCCCATCGTGGCTGCCGGAACCTCCTTCGTTCCTTACCTGAGCGTGCCGGGCGCGGAGAACAGCCTGTCGGTGATGTCCGCGTCCAAGGCATGGAACCTGGCAGGTCTCAAAGCCGCCCTCGCCATCGCCGGCCCCGAGGCCGCCGACGACCTGGCCCGCCTCCCCGAGGAAGTCGGTCACGGCCCCAGCCACCTCGGCGTCATCGCCCACACCGCGGCACTACGGGAGGGCGGTGCCTGGCTCGACAGCCTGCTGGCCGGACTGGACGAAAACCGTCATCTGCTCGGCGATCTACTGTCCACCCACCTGCCCGCCGTGCGCTGCCGCCCGGGCCAGGCCACCTACCTGGCCTGGCTGGACTGCCGGAAACTGGCCCTTGGCAACGACCCGGCGGCCGTCTTCCTGGAACGAGGCCGGATAGCCCTCAACTCCGGGATGGCCTTCGGGCCGGGCGGAGCGGGCTTTGTCCGTATGAACCTGGCCACCTCCCCGGAAATCCTCGCCGAAGGGGTCCGCAGGATGGCCTCCGTGCTGTGA
- a CDS encoding OsmC family protein — translation MSVVNEIDVKALRETIDAVRAAPELGQVTFAVDGTWQGGFRIKAQTGALTQGGERDEQRVAKYTMTSDEPTALLGTDTAVSPAEYVLQALAGCYTVTLTANAASRGIELKSFRLELEGDIDLRGFLGIDTAIRPGVQQLRVRVHIEAPDATREQLEELISLVESRSPIRDTLANPVDVITTLA, via the coding sequence ATGTCCGTAGTCAACGAGATCGACGTAAAGGCTCTGCGGGAAACCATCGACGCCGTTCGGGCCGCTCCCGAGCTCGGCCAGGTCACCTTCGCTGTCGACGGTACGTGGCAGGGCGGCTTCCGGATCAAGGCGCAGACCGGCGCCCTGACGCAGGGCGGTGAGCGCGACGAGCAGCGTGTGGCGAAGTACACGATGACCAGCGACGAGCCGACCGCGCTGCTGGGCACCGACACCGCGGTCTCGCCCGCCGAGTACGTTCTGCAGGCGCTGGCAGGCTGCTACACCGTCACACTCACCGCCAACGCCGCCTCGCGCGGCATCGAACTCAAGAGCTTCCGGCTGGAGCTCGAAGGCGACATCGACCTGCGCGGGTTCCTCGGTATCGACACCGCAATCCGTCCGGGCGTGCAGCAGCTGCGCGTTCGCGTCCACATCGAGGCCCCTGATGCCACCCGCGAGCAGCTCGAAGAGCTGATCTCCCTCGTCGAGAGCCGTTCGCCCATCCGCGACACCCTCGCCAACCCGGTCGACGTCATCACCACGCTTGCCTGA
- a CDS encoding Lrp/AsnC family transcriptional regulator: MDRVDREILAELQKDGRQTITELSEKVRLSISRCQRRLRELERAGVIRGYKAVLDPEAMGLGFEALVFVTLQREDQSTLAAFDEAVAAIPNVLQAQRLFGDPDCLLHVVAVDLADYRKLYEGQLTRLPGVQKLTSTIVMKKIVEARPLPT; this comes from the coding sequence ATTGACCGGGTAGATCGCGAAATTCTTGCGGAGCTGCAGAAGGACGGTCGTCAGACGATCACGGAACTGTCGGAGAAGGTCCGGCTGAGCATCTCGCGTTGCCAGCGGCGGCTGCGCGAGCTCGAGCGCGCAGGCGTGATTCGCGGATACAAGGCAGTGCTGGATCCGGAGGCGATGGGACTCGGCTTCGAAGCGCTGGTCTTCGTGACGCTGCAGCGGGAGGATCAGTCGACGCTGGCGGCCTTCGACGAGGCCGTCGCCGCGATTCCCAACGTTCTGCAGGCACAACGCCTTTTCGGCGATCCCGATTGCCTCCTGCACGTCGTGGCCGTCGACCTTGCCGACTACCGGAAGCTCTATGAAGGGCAACTGACCAGGCTGCCAGGTGTACAGAAACTGACCTCCACCATCGTCATGAAAAAGATCGTCGAGGCGCGCCCACTCCCCACCTGA